From Apium graveolens cultivar Ventura chromosome 9, ASM990537v1, whole genome shotgun sequence, the proteins below share one genomic window:
- the LOC141683190 gene encoding uncharacterized protein LOC141683190: MNKAISSSPPENDRRNTDVVTADPEHISCMLQPCRADSDPNYTGIRRLLLSRKPHASLLRRKDWRCNGKGYVAFRNYINRPRNWENMHTASHTSTPQSGNWMQSLGSIGQLSLLLEGDSWSTTRDVQSNSQALSRSASVSSIASDSPHRKGEHAYSFVGMHCIFDQCKAMVTVLKFGHMSSDLLAYGASDGTLTVCTVSEPPSIIKQLTGHSKDVTDFDFSLSNQYIASSSEDKTVRVWDISKGICIRVIYGVSAQLCIRFHPVNNNFLSAGNSNREINVFNFSTGRVINKAVFDSEVTAMDHDHTGQFIFCGDAQGSIYTVKMNSHTGHLSRSHRNRSGSKQKSPVTTVQYRTFSLLSRGPVLLSFTRDGNLSYFSVSFEIQGYLTIRCSLKLGPRLHSIRASFCPLLSLEKGEYIVIGSDDANVYFYDLTRPKHPCVNKLQGHGYSVVGIAWNHGENLLASSDFGGTVIVWKRAKTK; the protein is encoded by the exons ATGAACAAGGCGATCTCATCGTCGCCGCCGGAGAATGATCGGAGAAACACCGACGTCGTCACGGCCGATCCGGAGCACATTAGCTGTATGCTTCAGCCTTGTCGCGCCGATTCCGATCCTAATTATACCGGTATTCGAAGACTCCTCCTCTCTCGCAAACCTCACGCCTCGCTTCTTCGCCGCAAG GATTGGAGGTGTAATGGAAAAGGTTATGTGGCGTTTCGGAATTATATTAACAGGCCGAGGAATTGGGAAAATATGCATACTGCGAGCCACACCAGCACTCCGCAGAG TGGCAATTGGATGCAATCTCTAGGTTCTATAGGTCAACTGTCTCTTTTACTTGAAGGGGACAGCTGGAGTACAACCAGG GACGTACAAAGTAACAGTCAAGCATTAAGTCGAAGTGCAAGTGTAAGCTCAATTGCAAGTGATAGTCCACATAGAAAGGGTGAACATGCATATTCCTTTGTAGGGATGCATTGCATTTTTGACCAATGCAAAGCAATGG TTACGGTTCTGAAGTTCGGGCATATGAGTTCAGACTTACTAGCGTATGGAGCATCAGATGGAACGCTGACTGTCTGCACTGTCTCCGAACCACCTTCTATAATCAAGCAATTAACAGGGCACTCAAAAGATGTCACAG ATTTTGACTTCTCATTGAGCAACCAGTACATAGCATCGTCTTCAGAGGATAAAACTGTGAGAGTGTGGGATATATCTAAAGGGATATGTATACGAGTAATATAtggtgtctctgcacaactttgTATCAGGTTTCACCCT GTAAATAACAACTTTCTTTCAGCTGGAAATTCGAACAGAGAAATCAAT GTGTTTAATTTCAGCACTGGGAGAGTTATCAATAAAGCAGTGTTTGATAGTGAGGTGACTGCTATGGACCATGACCACACTGGTCAGTTTATTTTCTGTGGGGATGCTCAG GGATCTATATACACAGTCAAAATGAACTCTCACACAGGTCATTTGTCTCGATCTCACCGTAATCGTAGTGGTAGCAAACAGAAATCTCCAGTCACAACTGTACAGTACAGAACCTTTTCTCTACTGTCACGAGGACCTGTGCTGTTGTCATTTACTAGAGATGGAAATTTGTCTTATTTCAG TGTTTCCTTCGAGATACAAGGTTACCTGACTATACGTTGCTCACTTAAGTTGGGTCCACGGTTACACAGTATTCGTGCTTCCTTTTGCCCACTTCTTTCTCTTGAAAAAGGAGAGTACATAG TTATTGGGAGTGACGATGCAAATGTCTACTTCTATGATTTAACACGACCAAAGCATCCATGCGTGAACAAGCTACAG GGTCACGGTTATTCAGTCGTCGGAATTGCTTGGAATCACGGAGAGAATTTGTTGGCATCTTCTGACTTCGGAGGCACTGTTATTGTTTGGAAGAGAGCAAAAACAAAGTAA